In Nonomuraea sp. NBC_00507, the following are encoded in one genomic region:
- a CDS encoding zinc ribbon domain-containing protein — MSRLTATATCTAHGAIAEHSGEVVPQPLLAERVAWLAGLARDLTAGIVAARWSTADLDALARGVGLDGRALPAKGWMALRRLGWGVRPEPGVHVCDRVLRCAQEQAARLLRLALHRRALVHAIVATWPQEPGKRTDAEWHALRAVLPGGVSVADIRNRTRQIRAHLDQHHVLPGDLTDLEQPPNVAAQIVLAAADRQLATLERTGPHGARLRVKLPLTARPASGRDWAWHLLPIALPPTVPVEAKLCAPTLRVHNGRVRVDLPFQTPIAFAPATGHVIGCGFDWGLNTLLTGTIGHLTAGGRVVCDGRPLAYDASGVSAKLHRLRAEREHLAAKRRHLERLLAGLTPADARFAELSTAHEVLGVEHERVCARIRNLNKALAWSAARWAVDQAVAAGATVIYLEDLATLEARGRRGRANARLSGQVRGQVAEAIRHLAAKHGLAVVTVPARGTSTYCPRCGTGTSVLTHCPAPDRVAERGWAWAWCSACGLSGDRDQAAAERILARGLLGQQATRTDRTTGVRSIAQVVEGNVARARRPRKPTQAARRARRTRTDLHPRPQARDRSKSRPTPKRPTRTSKNTSKNTAKTSSRAPDRRTVPAPFPAGSGQRPAGHAPERGRHTPYRTGHVRNSHHRTGFHQAKATPVLELAERGSGPNQATPVRVA, encoded by the coding sequence ATGAGTAGGCTCACCGCGACCGCGACCTGCACCGCCCACGGCGCGATCGCGGAGCACAGCGGCGAGGTTGTCCCGCAGCCGCTGTTGGCCGAGCGGGTGGCCTGGCTGGCCGGGCTGGCCCGGGATCTGACCGCCGGGATCGTGGCCGCCCGGTGGAGTACGGCGGATCTGGATGCGCTGGCCCGCGGGGTGGGGCTGGATGGGCGGGCGTTGCCGGCCAAGGGCTGGATGGCCCTGCGGCGGCTGGGCTGGGGCGTGAGGCCGGAGCCGGGCGTGCACGTGTGTGATCGGGTGCTGCGATGCGCCCAAGAGCAGGCCGCCCGCCTGCTGCGGCTGGCGCTGCACCGCCGCGCGCTGGTGCATGCGATCGTGGCCACCTGGCCGCAAGAGCCGGGTAAGCGCACCGACGCCGAATGGCACGCGCTGCGCGCTGTGCTGCCGGGCGGGGTGAGCGTGGCGGACATCCGTAACCGCACCCGGCAGATCCGCGCCCACCTCGACCAGCATCACGTGCTGCCGGGCGATCTGACCGACCTGGAGCAGCCCCCGAACGTTGCGGCGCAGATCGTGCTGGCCGCCGCCGACCGGCAACTGGCCACTCTGGAGCGCACCGGCCCCCACGGCGCCCGCCTGCGGGTGAAACTGCCCCTGACCGCCCGTCCCGCCTCCGGCCGGGACTGGGCCTGGCACCTGCTGCCCATCGCGTTGCCGCCGACCGTCCCCGTGGAGGCGAAACTGTGCGCCCCCACCCTGCGCGTGCACAACGGCCGGGTACGCGTCGATCTGCCGTTCCAGACTCCGATCGCGTTCGCGCCCGCCACCGGGCATGTGATCGGGTGCGGCTTCGACTGGGGATTGAACACCCTGCTGACCGGCACGATCGGACATCTGACGGCCGGGGGCCGGGTCGTCTGCGACGGGCGGCCGCTGGCCTACGACGCCAGCGGTGTGTCGGCCAAGCTGCACCGGTTGCGGGCCGAGCGCGAGCACCTGGCCGCCAAACGCAGGCACCTGGAGCGGCTGCTGGCCGGCCTCACGCCCGCCGATGCTCGTTTCGCCGAACTGAGCACGGCCCATGAGGTCCTCGGGGTGGAGCACGAGCGGGTGTGCGCGCGCATCCGCAACCTGAACAAGGCGCTGGCCTGGTCAGCGGCCCGCTGGGCGGTCGACCAGGCCGTCGCCGCCGGGGCGACGGTGATCTATCTGGAAGATCTGGCCACCCTGGAAGCGCGCGGGCGGCGGGGCCGGGCGAACGCGCGCCTGTCGGGGCAGGTGCGCGGGCAGGTTGCCGAGGCGATCCGGCATCTGGCGGCCAAGCACGGCCTCGCCGTGGTCACCGTCCCGGCCCGTGGCACCTCCACCTACTGCCCCCGCTGCGGGACCGGCACGTCGGTGCTCACCCACTGTCCGGCCCCCGACCGGGTCGCCGAGCGGGGCTGGGCCTGGGCGTGGTGCTCGGCCTGCGGCCTGTCGGGTGACCGGGACCAGGCGGCGGCCGAACGCATCCTCGCGCGCGGCCTGCTCGGCCAGCAGGCCACCCGCACCGACCGGACCACCGGAGTTCGCAGCATCGCGCAGGTGGTGGAGGGGAACGTGGCCCGCGCCCGCCGACCCCGCAAACCCACCCAGGCCGCCCGCCGCGCCCGCCGCACCCGAACCGACCTGCACCCCCGACCACAGGCGCGGGACCGCTCCAAGAGCCGGCCCACCCCGAAACGACCCACCCGCACCTCGAAGAACACCTCGAAGAACACCGCAAAGACCTCCAGCCGTGCGCCCGACCGGCGCACGGTGCCCGCCCCATTCCCGGCCGGGAGTGGACAGCGTCCGGCGGGCCATGCACCCGAGCGGGGACGGCATACGCCGTACCGGACAGGGCATGTCAGGAATTCTCACCACCGGACCGGCTTCCACCAGGCCAAAGCCACCCCCGTGCTCGAGTTAGCCGAGCGCGGGAGCGGCCCAAACCAGGCTACGCCCGTCCGAGTTGCCTGA
- a CDS encoding IS607 family transposase: MALLRLTAAAKCLGVHPATLRLWADQGQIPFVWVGRSQPERRFKEADLDAFAGVAAAAARERAEVAYVRVSATAGQETSLAAQEDELRRTSRTGIVKVYKDKASGLRENRPGLNKLLADAAAGKFTVVRVTHQDRLARFGVAWITALLARDGVSVEVLHDKGSAGGMEELLADFMALVATFAGRMYGIRSRQARKQLLAQADTRIDAASKAEAVHE, encoded by the coding sequence ATGGCTCTCCTGAGGCTAACGGCAGCGGCCAAGTGTCTGGGCGTGCACCCGGCCACGCTGCGCCTGTGGGCCGATCAGGGCCAGATTCCGTTCGTGTGGGTCGGCAGGTCTCAGCCCGAGCGCCGCTTCAAAGAAGCCGACCTTGATGCCTTCGCCGGTGTCGCCGCCGCTGCGGCCCGGGAACGGGCCGAAGTCGCCTACGTACGCGTATCTGCCACCGCCGGGCAAGAGACCTCTTTGGCCGCTCAGGAAGACGAACTGCGTCGCACCAGCCGGACCGGCATCGTGAAGGTCTACAAAGACAAGGCCTCCGGGCTGCGGGAGAACCGCCCCGGCCTGAACAAGCTGCTGGCCGATGCTGCGGCGGGGAAGTTCACCGTGGTCCGCGTGACCCATCAGGACCGACTGGCACGGTTCGGGGTGGCTTGGATCACGGCGCTGCTGGCCCGTGACGGGGTGAGCGTGGAGGTGCTGCACGACAAAGGCAGTGCCGGCGGCATGGAGGAACTGCTGGCCGACTTCATGGCGCTGGTCGCGACGTTCGCCGGCCGGATGTACGGCATCCGCTCCCGTCAAGCCCGCAAACAGCTGCTGGCACAGGCCGACACCCGCATCGATGCCGCCTCCAAAGCAGAGGCGGTCCATGAGTAG
- a CDS encoding DUF1905 domain-containing protein yields MPVEESEAIQDMTGGSRRGFGSLRVRVTIGGSSWKTSIFPDKGRGCYALPIKRTVREAEGLDVGDLASVTVELLDV; encoded by the coding sequence CTGCCCGTCGAGGAGTCCGAGGCGATTCAGGACATGACCGGCGGGTCGCGGCGTGGGTTCGGTTCGCTGCGGGTGCGGGTCACGATCGGCGGGAGCAGCTGGAAGACCTCCATCTTCCCGGACAAGGGGCGCGGTTGCTACGCGCTGCCGATCAAGCGAACCGTGCGCGAGGCCGAAGGGCTCGACGTGGGTGACTTGGCGAGCGTGACCGTCGAGCTCCTCGACGTCTGA